The Candidatus Saganbacteria bacterium nucleotide sequence TTACCAGATTGTTTTTCATTTAAATATCCTGCGCATCCTCTTAACAGCGGAAGCCGGGTCTTTTGCAGCTACTGCCGCGCGTATCACTGCGACACGCTTTGCTCCCGCGGCGATTACAACTTTAATATTATCCTCATTTATACCGCCGATGGCAACCACAGGGACTTTGACCGACTTTAGAACTTTCTTCAATACTTCTATACCTAAAGGTTTTGTATCCGGTTTTGAAGGCGTTGAAAAGACCGGACCCAGGCTGATGTAATCCGCGC carries:
- the thiE gene encoding thiamine phosphate synthase; its protein translation is CKRAGVTFIVNDYIDVCLAIDADGVHLGQDDVPVPVARKLLGSGKIIGLSSHSFDQAITGAKSGADYISLGPVFSTPSKPDTKPLGIEVLKKVLKSVKVPVVAIGGINEDNIKVVIAAGAKRVAVIRAAVAAKDPASAVKRMRRIFK